From the Oleiharenicola lentus genome, one window contains:
- a CDS encoding arylsulfatase: MKFKLISSLFTCLAFTVLHAAPQRPPNLIVILADDLGWGELGCFGQQLIQTPRLDRMAAEGMRFTQFYSGATVCAPSRSVLMTGLHQGRTRIRGNSTNPTKLALHSGDLTVAEFLKSAGYRNGVFGKWGLGESGPAASGLPLRKGFETFFGYLNHYHAHNHFPDHLWRNEERLPLPNRARAVGDFGGSVTDDPVLFADDLITDEVLKFIGRHQHEPFFVYWSPVLPHANNERTTTQGNGAQVPDFGPYAGRDWPEQDKGHAAMITRLDSYVGRLIDHLRLLGLDQNTIVLFSSDNGPHNESKHNLARFRPAGPFTGTKRSLTEGGIRVPTIAWGPGLVPAGVTSGHAAYLGDWFATAAELAGAKAPEGLNSVSFAAAMQGRPADQAAHDFLYWEFNERGFSQAVLYKGHWKFIRTTHPTRSVRLHDLENDPSEAKNVAAEHADIVASIEAYLTTARRDDPAWPATTRID, from the coding sequence ATGAAGTTCAAACTGATTTCCTCTCTGTTCACCTGTCTGGCCTTCACCGTGCTCCATGCCGCACCGCAGCGCCCGCCCAATCTGATTGTTATCCTCGCAGACGATCTCGGTTGGGGTGAACTGGGCTGCTTCGGGCAGCAACTTATCCAGACTCCCCGCCTCGACCGCATGGCGGCGGAGGGCATGCGCTTCACCCAGTTTTACTCCGGCGCCACCGTTTGTGCGCCTTCCCGGTCCGTGCTCATGACCGGTCTGCACCAAGGCCGCACGCGCATCCGGGGCAACTCCACCAACCCCACCAAACTGGCCCTGCACAGCGGGGACCTCACCGTCGCCGAATTCCTCAAGTCCGCGGGCTATCGCAACGGCGTGTTTGGCAAGTGGGGTCTCGGCGAGTCCGGACCGGCCGCCAGCGGACTGCCGCTGCGCAAGGGATTCGAAACTTTCTTCGGCTACCTCAACCATTACCATGCCCACAATCACTTCCCCGATCATCTCTGGCGAAACGAAGAGCGCCTACCCTTGCCCAACCGGGCTCGAGCGGTCGGAGATTTTGGCGGCAGTGTGACTGACGACCCGGTGCTGTTTGCCGACGATCTCATCACGGACGAGGTCCTGAAGTTTATCGGACGCCACCAGCATGAACCATTCTTCGTCTATTGGAGTCCGGTGCTGCCACACGCCAACAACGAACGCACCACCACCCAGGGCAATGGAGCCCAAGTGCCCGACTTCGGCCCTTACGCCGGCCGCGATTGGCCGGAACAGGACAAAGGTCATGCCGCCATGATCACCCGGCTCGACAGCTACGTCGGGCGGCTGATTGACCACCTTCGCCTGCTTGGCCTGGACCAGAACACCATCGTCCTGTTCAGCAGCGACAATGGTCCGCACAACGAATCCAAGCATAACCTAGCCCGATTCCGCCCGGCCGGCCCCTTCACCGGAACGAAACGCAGCCTTACGGAAGGTGGTATCCGGGTGCCGACTATTGCCTGGGGACCTGGACTGGTACCTGCGGGAGTGACCAGCGGCCATGCCGCCTACCTGGGTGATTGGTTCGCCACCGCCGCGGAGCTGGCCGGCGCCAAAGCGCCCGAGGGACTCAATTCAGTCAGCTTTGCCGCGGCCATGCAGGGTCGACCGGCTGATCAGGCGGCGCACGATTTCCTCTATTGGGAATTCAACGAGCGCGGCTTCAGCCAAGCCGTCCTCTACAAGGGGCACTGGAAATTTATCCGCACGACCCATCCGACGCGATCGGTGCGCCTCCACGATTTGGAGAACGACCCCTCAGAGGCCAAAAACGTTGCCGCCGAACACGCCGACATCGTGGCCAGCATCGAGGCCTACCTGACCACCGCCCGACGCGACGATCCCGCCTGGCCGGCCACCACTCGTATCGATTGA
- a CDS encoding MBL fold metallo-hydrolase: MPRIPLEDNFTDVINKAQRGQQLTDAALAEKAKITLAELTAVKAGEIREQPLRAIATALGLGRTSLLAHARKEWYPDQPQFPRGFAMFNTVHEDMTVNAYLIWDKKTKLAAAFDTGADASGILDTIAAEGLRLRYVFLTHTHDDHVADLPRLAATGAEVWASELEPAPIAGAKTFQENAHFHLGDISIKTLSTWGHSPGQTSYYVTGLAWPLAIVGDSLFASSMGGGLVSYDAQFRNNKTKLFKLPQDTVFACGHGPLTTLKQERKNNPFFAG, translated from the coding sequence ATGCCACGCATTCCCCTGGAGGACAATTTCACCGACGTCATCAACAAGGCCCAGCGCGGTCAGCAGCTCACCGACGCCGCGCTCGCCGAGAAGGCCAAGATCACGCTCGCCGAGCTGACGGCCGTCAAGGCCGGTGAGATCCGCGAACAGCCCCTGCGCGCCATCGCCACCGCCCTCGGCCTCGGCCGCACCAGTCTCCTCGCCCATGCCCGCAAGGAGTGGTATCCCGATCAGCCGCAGTTCCCCCGCGGCTTCGCGATGTTCAACACCGTCCATGAAGACATGACGGTCAACGCCTACCTCATCTGGGACAAGAAGACCAAGCTTGCCGCCGCGTTCGACACCGGCGCCGATGCGTCCGGCATCCTCGACACGATCGCAGCGGAGGGCCTCAGGCTGCGCTATGTTTTCCTCACGCACACGCACGACGACCACGTCGCCGACCTGCCCAGGCTCGCGGCCACCGGCGCCGAGGTTTGGGCCAGCGAACTCGAGCCCGCCCCGATCGCCGGAGCCAAGACCTTCCAGGAAAACGCCCATTTCCATCTCGGCGATATCTCCATCAAGACACTCTCCACCTGGGGCCACTCGCCCGGCCAGACCAGCTACTACGTCACCGGCCTCGCCTGGCCGCTCGCCATCGTCGGCGATTCCCTCTTTGCCAGCTCGATGGGCGGCGGCCTCGTCTCCTACGACGCCCAGTTCCGCAACAACAAGACCAAGCTCTTCAAGCTCCCGCAGGACACCGTCTTCGCCTGCGGCCACGGCCCGCTCACGACCCTCAAGCAGGAGCGGAAAAACAATCCCTTCTTCGCGGGATGA
- a CDS encoding SLC5 family protein, whose product MIAISLIGWWFGRRETNVAETSSDYFLAGRTLPWYVVGSSYIAANISTEHFIGMIGAAMIYGICVATPEWSCIIAFTFLIWIFIPFLLSAKVFTAPEFLEKRFNPGMRNFFATVTVIANVIAFLAPVIYGGGLALNSLLGWNLTFCIALIGITSGVWAIWGGLKSVAWMDLLTIIIMVGGGLAVTYLGLQSLGQGEGLVAGFQEMVTRNQAQTGVWKEALDRLTPTIVPGHETYNRLSVIQPLEHETTPWPHWVMSFFYIGLWYLAINQFMVQRILAAKNMYHARMGIVFAGYLKLLLPFIVVVPGLIYFAMHPEILLAGSTLAEVRPEADKTYTNLIRDYVPVGIKGILMAALFGAIQSTVSAVLASTSTVITFDFYRRHLRPNATDRATIRFGRITTSVLLVLSIALGVWISGLKSSLFVYIQQLFMFFAPPFSAVFLLGILWRRINGTAALATVWLGFAFGIAVKFWVNTGEAPAWLAPYSNQGLVNWAICMVLCIVVSLVTAPPRPEQVTDELTLNWRKMNIGGDLGDRWYNSVTLWWGLSVVIMIGFIFLFGVVL is encoded by the coding sequence ATGATCGCCATCAGCCTGATCGGTTGGTGGTTCGGACGCCGCGAGACCAACGTGGCGGAGACCTCGTCAGACTACTTTCTCGCCGGTCGCACGCTGCCTTGGTATGTTGTGGGCTCTTCTTACATCGCTGCCAACATCTCGACTGAACACTTCATCGGCATGATCGGGGCCGCCATGATCTACGGCATTTGCGTGGCCACGCCCGAGTGGAGCTGCATCATCGCCTTCACCTTCCTGATCTGGATTTTCATCCCATTTCTGCTTTCAGCTAAGGTTTTCACAGCACCCGAATTTCTTGAGAAACGATTCAATCCGGGAATGCGCAATTTCTTCGCGACGGTCACCGTGATAGCTAACGTCATCGCCTTCCTCGCTCCGGTGATCTATGGTGGCGGGTTGGCGTTGAACAGTCTGCTCGGCTGGAACCTGACCTTCTGCATCGCACTGATCGGCATTACCTCTGGCGTATGGGCCATCTGGGGTGGACTGAAGTCCGTCGCCTGGATGGACCTCCTCACCATCATCATCATGGTCGGCGGGGGATTGGCAGTCACGTATTTGGGCCTGCAGTCGCTCGGACAGGGCGAGGGGCTGGTGGCTGGTTTCCAGGAGATGGTCACCCGGAATCAGGCGCAAACCGGAGTGTGGAAAGAGGCGCTGGACCGCTTGACGCCCACCATTGTGCCCGGACACGAGACCTACAACCGTCTTTCTGTGATCCAGCCCCTGGAACACGAGACCACTCCTTGGCCGCACTGGGTGATGAGCTTCTTCTACATCGGGCTGTGGTATCTTGCGATCAACCAGTTTATGGTGCAGCGTATTCTGGCAGCCAAGAATATGTATCACGCCCGCATGGGCATCGTATTCGCCGGCTACCTCAAGCTCTTGCTGCCTTTCATTGTGGTGGTGCCCGGTCTGATCTATTTTGCGATGCATCCCGAGATACTGCTCGCGGGGTCCACGCTGGCCGAGGTTCGCCCCGAGGCTGACAAGACCTATACCAACCTGATCCGCGATTATGTGCCGGTCGGCATCAAGGGCATCCTCATGGCTGCGTTGTTCGGTGCGATCCAGTCAACTGTCAGCGCCGTGTTGGCCTCGACCTCCACCGTGATCACCTTTGATTTCTACCGGCGGCATCTCCGACCCAATGCCACAGATCGGGCCACGATCCGCTTCGGTCGTATCACCACCAGCGTGCTGCTCGTGCTTTCGATCGCTCTGGGGGTTTGGATCAGCGGGCTCAAGAGCAGCCTGTTTGTCTACATCCAGCAGCTGTTCATGTTCTTTGCCCCGCCGTTCTCGGCGGTCTTCCTGCTGGGCATTCTTTGGCGCAGGATCAACGGCACGGCTGCACTGGCCACCGTATGGCTGGGCTTTGCCTTCGGCATCGCTGTGAAGTTCTGGGTCAACACGGGGGAAGCTCCGGCCTGGCTCGCGCCCTATTCCAACCAAGGCCTGGTCAACTGGGCGATCTGCATGGTGCTATGCATTGTCGTCAGTCTCGTGACGGCCCCGCCGCGGCCCGAGCAGGTCACTGACGAACTGACTCTGAACTGGCGGAAAATGAACATCGGGGGTGATCTGGGCGACCGCTGGTATAACAGCGTGACGCTTTGGTGGGGCCTGAGCGTCGTGATCATGATTGGCTTCATCTTCCTCTTCGGGGTCGTGCTCTGA
- a CDS encoding glycoside hydrolase family 2 protein: MKSSKPDFFTLRPALLLAGLALFSVPAFAATWQPASAPLMTPWAAQVDSSNVLGEYPRPQLVRERWLNLNGIWEFQEAQPSDALPTGRTLRETILVPFPWESALSGIRRQLASQRAHYRRLFDVPAGWRSEGQRVRINFEAVDWEATVYINGRFAGQHRGGYDPFSFDITPHLNPNGPQEVIVSVFDPGNDQGIAVGKQTNDRFANPQRYTYAPSSGIWLPVWLEPVPERHLADFHAVPDIDAETLTVTASPDAHAADLAVEAVVRIGDKIIGRAEGPVNQPLTLSLPSPRLWWPEDPFLYDLDLVLKQAGREVDRVSSYFGMRKIALGQLRVNGRGPVQKIFLNNRFVFQMGPLDQGFWPDGLHTHPTDAALRWEVEQTKAWGFNMTRKHIKVESRRWFHHCDRAGLLVWQDMPSTFKVRTEEEKAQFEAELARMVRTHWNSPSIVNWIVFNEHWGAYDVKRLTEFVMELDPSRLVTGNSGIDAGKPHFDYQVGHIIDNHHYRPPTYPFATSERAAVNGEYGAIGYLEDGHVWDLDGPWVHFNYEGKEAATAEYEKFVTQLRDYKDNRLLSGAVYTQWTDVENEMNGLYTYDRKVEKLDRARVTAANRSLWVTDLAGTPRTEPPPIVNPTDGGADNTPDEGATKRKH; the protein is encoded by the coding sequence ATGAAATCCTCGAAACCCGATTTCTTTACCCTGCGCCCGGCATTACTGCTCGCCGGACTGGCCCTTTTCTCCGTCCCCGCGTTTGCCGCTACCTGGCAACCGGCTTCCGCCCCGCTGATGACTCCCTGGGCGGCGCAAGTGGATTCAAGCAACGTTCTTGGTGAATACCCTCGCCCGCAACTCGTCCGCGAACGGTGGCTCAATTTGAATGGCATCTGGGAATTCCAGGAAGCGCAACCCTCCGATGCCCTGCCGACCGGCCGGACTCTTCGGGAAACCATCCTCGTCCCGTTCCCTTGGGAATCCGCCCTCTCTGGCATTCGCCGCCAGCTCGCCTCCCAGCGCGCCCACTACCGTCGTCTGTTCGATGTGCCGGCCGGCTGGCGCAGCGAAGGGCAGCGCGTGCGGATCAACTTCGAGGCGGTGGACTGGGAGGCCACGGTCTACATCAACGGCCGCTTTGCCGGCCAGCACCGCGGGGGCTACGACCCATTCAGCTTCGATATCACCCCTCACCTCAACCCGAATGGACCACAGGAGGTCATCGTCTCGGTGTTCGACCCCGGCAACGACCAGGGCATCGCCGTCGGCAAACAGACCAACGACCGGTTCGCCAACCCGCAGCGCTACACCTACGCCCCTTCCTCCGGCATCTGGCTCCCGGTCTGGCTTGAGCCCGTGCCGGAGAGACATCTCGCCGACTTTCACGCCGTGCCCGACATCGACGCGGAAACACTGACCGTCACAGCGAGCCCTGATGCCCACGCTGCGGATCTCGCGGTCGAGGCGGTGGTGCGCATCGGCGACAAAATCATTGGCCGCGCCGAGGGGCCCGTGAACCAGCCGTTAACCTTGTCCTTGCCCTCGCCCCGCCTGTGGTGGCCGGAAGATCCCTTCCTCTATGATCTCGATCTCGTGCTGAAGCAGGCGGGCCGGGAGGTGGACCGCGTATCCAGCTACTTCGGAATGCGCAAGATCGCCTTGGGACAACTACGCGTCAACGGCCGCGGTCCTGTGCAGAAGATTTTCCTCAACAACCGCTTTGTCTTCCAGATGGGGCCGCTCGACCAGGGTTTCTGGCCCGACGGCCTGCACACCCACCCGACCGACGCCGCCCTGCGCTGGGAGGTCGAACAGACCAAAGCCTGGGGTTTTAACATGACCCGCAAGCACATCAAGGTGGAGTCGCGGCGCTGGTTCCACCACTGCGACCGGGCCGGCCTGCTCGTCTGGCAGGACATGCCCAGCACCTTCAAGGTCCGTACCGAAGAGGAGAAAGCGCAGTTCGAAGCGGAGCTTGCCCGCATGGTCCGCACCCACTGGAACAGTCCCAGCATTGTCAATTGGATCGTCTTCAATGAGCACTGGGGTGCCTACGACGTGAAGCGGCTGACGGAGTTCGTCATGGAACTCGATCCCTCGCGCCTCGTCACGGGCAACAGCGGTATCGACGCCGGCAAGCCGCACTTCGACTACCAAGTCGGGCACATCATCGACAATCACCACTACCGTCCTCCCACCTACCCGTTCGCCACGAGCGAACGCGCCGCCGTGAATGGCGAATACGGTGCCATCGGCTACCTCGAGGATGGCCACGTCTGGGACCTTGACGGCCCATGGGTGCATTTCAACTACGAGGGCAAGGAGGCCGCCACCGCCGAATACGAGAAATTCGTCACCCAGCTGCGTGACTATAAGGACAACCGACTTCTCTCCGGCGCCGTCTATACGCAGTGGACCGATGTCGAGAACGAGATGAACGGACTCTATACCTATGACCGAAAAGTTGAGAAGCTCGACCGCGCTCGCGTGACTGCCGCCAACCGCTCACTCTGGGTAACCGACCTGGCCGGCACCCCGCGCACCGAGCCCCCACCAATCGTCAATCCGACGGACGGCGGTGCGGACAACACGCCCGACGAGGGCGCCACCAAACGCAAACATTGA
- a CDS encoding ACT domain-containing protein produces MNLSLSKERLAVCQLRADAPLPSWVVTATGFISITRTAEELSIVCVEGLAPNDVKQEVGWRAFKVEGPLDFALTGILASLLDPLAKAGISIFALSTFNTDYILVKADKVEAATQALRTAGHRVRVD; encoded by the coding sequence ATGAATCTCTCCCTGTCCAAAGAGCGTCTGGCCGTCTGCCAATTACGCGCCGACGCCCCGCTGCCTTCATGGGTTGTCACCGCCACCGGTTTCATCTCGATCACGCGCACGGCCGAAGAACTCTCCATCGTCTGCGTCGAAGGTCTCGCCCCGAATGACGTGAAGCAGGAAGTCGGCTGGCGCGCCTTCAAGGTCGAGGGTCCGCTCGACTTTGCCCTGACCGGTATCCTCGCCTCCCTGCTCGACCCGCTCGCCAAGGCCGGCATCAGCATCTTCGCCCTGTCGACCTTCAACACCGACTACATCCTCGTGAAAGCGGACAAAGTCGAAGCCGCCACCCAAGCCCTCCGCACCGCCGGACACCGCGTGAGAGTTGACTAA
- a CDS encoding MFS transporter: protein MSERAHDPYAALRHTGYRRYLIGNFLANIGRQAFNVAAAWQIYQWTNSATALGLVGLVNVVPLFALVLPAGALADRIDRRLIIMRTTAISTVLSLLLVAVTHYHAAIPRFGLLEHANGLLHSIALLFERHADPATLRFDNPALPITYLILFVQACLRVLAGPSRGSFVPSLVPQSALSNAITWTSSTFELSTVLGPALGGLIVAFTNYSTVYVLDVVAGATFVVMLTGVRPLATERKPAPPRTGMFAGVKFMWRNPNVLAAMSLDLFAVILGGVTALLPIYADKILHVGPAGLGWLRAAPAAGAIAMAMFTAHRASAKRPGLLMLWSVAGFGAALTLFSVSTTFWLSLVALFLSGCFDNYSVVVRHTLVQLLTPDSLRGRVTAVNQLFIGSSNEVSSLRAGLMAALFGPVIAAGVGGLGTIAVTALIAWMAPSLRQVPPLHELKTEADEEEKPL from the coding sequence ATGTCTGAGCGCGCCCACGATCCCTACGCCGCGCTGCGCCACACCGGCTACCGCCGTTACCTGATCGGCAACTTCCTCGCCAACATCGGCCGGCAGGCCTTCAACGTCGCCGCCGCCTGGCAAATCTACCAGTGGACCAACTCCGCCACGGCCCTCGGCCTCGTCGGCCTGGTCAACGTCGTGCCGCTCTTCGCCCTCGTGCTGCCCGCCGGCGCGCTAGCTGACCGCATTGACCGCCGGCTCATCATCATGCGGACGACGGCCATCTCGACCGTCCTCTCGCTGCTGCTCGTCGCCGTCACGCACTACCACGCCGCCATCCCGCGCTTCGGCCTTCTCGAACACGCCAACGGCCTGTTGCACAGCATCGCCCTCCTCTTCGAGCGCCACGCCGACCCCGCCACGCTCCGCTTCGACAACCCCGCGCTGCCGATCACCTACCTGATCCTCTTCGTCCAGGCCTGCCTGCGCGTGCTCGCCGGACCCTCGCGCGGCTCCTTCGTGCCCTCGCTCGTGCCGCAGTCCGCGCTCAGCAACGCCATCACCTGGACCTCCAGCACCTTCGAGCTCTCCACCGTGCTCGGCCCCGCCCTCGGCGGCCTGATTGTCGCCTTCACCAACTACTCGACCGTCTATGTGCTCGATGTGGTCGCCGGGGCGACCTTCGTGGTCATGCTTACCGGTGTCCGCCCGCTCGCCACCGAGCGCAAGCCCGCCCCGCCGCGCACGGGCATGTTCGCCGGCGTGAAGTTCATGTGGCGCAACCCCAACGTGCTCGCCGCCATGTCGCTCGACCTCTTCGCGGTGATCCTTGGCGGCGTCACGGCGCTCCTGCCCATCTACGCCGACAAGATCCTCCACGTCGGCCCCGCCGGCCTCGGCTGGCTGCGCGCCGCCCCCGCCGCCGGCGCCATCGCGATGGCGATGTTCACCGCCCACCGCGCCTCCGCGAAGCGCCCCGGCCTGCTCATGCTCTGGTCCGTCGCCGGCTTCGGCGCCGCGCTCACGCTCTTTAGCGTCTCCACCACGTTCTGGCTCTCGCTCGTCGCGCTCTTCCTTAGCGGCTGTTTCGACAACTACAGCGTCGTCGTCCGCCACACGCTCGTGCAACTGCTGACCCCCGACAGCCTGCGCGGCCGCGTGACCGCCGTGAACCAGCTCTTCATCGGGTCCTCCAACGAGGTTTCGTCCCTCCGCGCCGGCCTGATGGCCGCCCTCTTCGGCCCCGTGATCGCCGCCGGCGTCGGCGGCCTCGGCACCATCGCCGTCACCGCCCTGATCGCCTGGATGGCCCCGTCCCTCCGCCAAGTCCCCCCGCTCCACGAGCTGAAGACAGAGGCAGACGAAGAAGAAAAGCCGCTGTAG
- a CDS encoding ABC transporter permease has protein sequence MSPNFARIVFALTLVFFGAFFLWPILQILKGGFIDADGRLTFAYLWSLLGDPIYLGGLANSFLLALTTTSFALLIALPLAFVTDRFLFPLKGFLGSLILVPMILPPFVGAIGIKQILGQYGALNALLIKVGICDPGWTFDWLGANQFLGIAIVTAFSLYPIIYLNAVAALANVDPAMEEAAENLGCTGLRKFFKITLPLIKSGLFAGGTIVFIWSFTDLGVPLIFDYARVTSVQIFYGLKDIGGNPFPYALVAVMLFSSVAFYAIGKGLFGRDAYAMMAKATSSGGPKEVTGLRAWFCTALFAGVTFVAILPHLGVVMVAFSNDWYASVLPKNFNLDNFRIALGHDLTVPAIANSLKYASISTIIDLVLGIILAYVIVRSKIRGRQILDFLAMMPLAVPGLVLAFGYLAMSQDGKFFSFINPVADPTILLIIAYSIRRLPYVVRSAAAGFQQTSETLEEAAQNLGCPPLKAVFKITLPLIIANLIAGGLLAFSFAMLEVSDSLILAQKQVYYPITKAIYELFQLLGDGKFIASALGVWAMAFLGITIAGMTILLGKKLGAIFRV, from the coding sequence ATGTCGCCCAATTTCGCGCGGATCGTCTTCGCCCTCACGCTCGTCTTCTTCGGCGCGTTCTTCCTCTGGCCCATCCTGCAGATCCTCAAGGGCGGCTTCATCGACGCCGACGGCCGGCTGACCTTTGCCTACCTGTGGTCGCTGCTCGGCGACCCGATCTACCTCGGCGGCCTGGCCAACTCCTTCCTGCTCGCGCTCACCACCACGAGTTTTGCGCTGCTCATAGCCTTGCCGCTGGCCTTTGTCACCGACCGGTTTCTGTTTCCGCTGAAGGGCTTTCTCGGCTCCCTCATCCTCGTGCCGATGATCCTGCCGCCCTTCGTCGGCGCCATCGGCATCAAGCAGATCCTCGGACAATATGGCGCCCTCAACGCCCTGCTCATCAAGGTCGGGATCTGCGACCCCGGCTGGACCTTCGACTGGCTCGGCGCCAACCAGTTTCTCGGCATCGCCATCGTCACGGCCTTCAGCCTCTACCCGATCATCTACCTCAACGCCGTCGCCGCGCTCGCCAACGTCGATCCGGCCATGGAGGAGGCGGCGGAAAATCTCGGCTGCACCGGCCTGCGCAAGTTTTTCAAAATCACCCTGCCGCTCATCAAATCCGGCCTCTTCGCCGGCGGCACCATCGTCTTCATCTGGTCGTTCACCGACCTCGGCGTGCCGCTCATCTTCGACTACGCGCGCGTCACCTCGGTGCAGATTTTCTACGGCCTGAAGGATATCGGCGGCAACCCGTTCCCCTACGCGCTCGTCGCCGTGATGCTGTTCAGCTCGGTTGCCTTCTACGCGATCGGCAAGGGCCTGTTCGGCCGCGACGCCTACGCGATGATGGCCAAGGCCACCTCCTCGGGCGGCCCCAAGGAAGTGACCGGCCTGCGCGCCTGGTTCTGCACCGCACTTTTCGCGGGCGTGACCTTCGTCGCCATCCTGCCGCACCTCGGCGTCGTGATGGTGGCCTTCTCCAACGACTGGTACGCCTCCGTGCTGCCCAAGAATTTCAATCTGGATAATTTCCGTATCGCGCTCGGCCACGATCTCACCGTGCCGGCCATCGCCAACAGCCTCAAATACGCGAGCATCTCCACGATCATCGACCTCGTGCTCGGCATCATCCTCGCCTACGTGATCGTCCGCTCGAAAATCCGCGGACGCCAGATCCTCGACTTCCTCGCCATGATGCCGCTCGCCGTGCCCGGCCTCGTGCTGGCCTTCGGCTACCTCGCGATGAGCCAGGACGGAAAGTTCTTCTCCTTCATCAACCCGGTCGCCGACCCGACCATTTTGCTCATCATCGCCTACTCCATCCGACGCCTGCCCTACGTCGTGCGCTCGGCCGCCGCCGGTTTCCAGCAGACGAGCGAGACGCTGGAGGAGGCCGCGCAGAACCTCGGCTGCCCGCCGCTCAAGGCCGTCTTCAAGATCACGCTGCCGCTCATCATCGCCAACCTCATCGCCGGCGGCCTGCTCGCCTTCTCCTTCGCGATGCTGGAGGTGTCAGACTCGCTGATTCTCGCGCAGAAGCAGGTCTATTACCCGATTACGAAGGCCATCTACGAACTCTTCCAGCTCCTCGGCGACGGCAAGTTCATCGCCTCCGCCCTCGGCGTATGGGCCATGGCCTTCCTCGGCATCACCATCGCCGGCATGACCATCCTCCTCGGCAAGAAACTCGGCGCGATCTTTAGAGTTTAG
- a CDS encoding EamA family transporter → MLYLVLVSLLWAFSPGLTKGLTTGLDSSFVAAARLGLALLVFLPFLRLKGLTPRLIASLIALGAVQFGVMYLGYIESFRHLQAHEVALFTLTTPVFVTVLTDALDRTFRARALAAALLAVGGTVVVAFKGQAVQPTLWGLALVQISNLAFAAGQVGYKRLRAQHPALRDRDIFGLLYAGAVLLTVPFALARMDFAAFSLTAKQGYTLLYLGTLASGAGFFLWNIGATRVGTGTLAVMNNAKIPLMVAVSLLFFGEYADIPRLFISLVLLTTAVWFAEKR, encoded by the coding sequence ATGCTCTACCTCGTCCTCGTCTCCCTCCTCTGGGCCTTTTCTCCGGGCCTGACCAAGGGGCTGACCACGGGGCTCGACAGCAGCTTTGTCGCCGCCGCACGCCTGGGGCTCGCGCTGCTGGTGTTTCTGCCCTTCCTGCGCCTCAAGGGCCTGACGCCCCGGCTAATCGCCTCGCTGATCGCCCTCGGCGCGGTGCAGTTCGGCGTCATGTATCTGGGCTACATCGAAAGTTTCCGCCACCTACAGGCCCATGAGGTCGCGCTGTTCACGCTGACCACTCCAGTCTTTGTGACTGTGCTGACCGACGCCTTGGACCGCACGTTCCGCGCCCGCGCCCTCGCCGCCGCCCTGCTCGCCGTGGGCGGCACGGTGGTCGTCGCCTTCAAGGGCCAGGCTGTGCAACCCACGCTCTGGGGGCTCGCCCTCGTGCAGATCTCCAATCTCGCCTTCGCCGCCGGACAGGTCGGCTACAAGCGCCTGCGCGCCCAGCACCCCGCCCTCCGCGACCGCGACATCTTCGGTCTGCTCTACGCCGGCGCCGTCCTGCTCACCGTGCCCTTCGCACTCGCCCGAATGGACTTCGCCGCCTTCAGCCTGACGGCCAAGCAAGGCTACACGCTCCTTTATCTCGGCACCCTGGCCTCGGGCGCGGGCTTCTTCCTCTGGAACATCGGCGCCACCCGGGTCGGCACCGGCACGCTCGCCGTGATGAACAACGCCAAGATCCCGCTCATGGTCGCCGTCTCGCTCCTCTTCTTCGGCGAATACGCCGACATCCCCCGCCTCTTTATCAGCCTCGTCCTCCTCACCACCGCCGTCTGGTTCGCCGAAAAACGCTGA